ATTTAAAGCTATTAAATAAGATTCACATTCTAATATATTCTTATAGTGTATTGCATCCTTGTGATGTCTCCCAGTTGCAATAACAACTTTAATTCCCTTTTGAATTATTCTTTTTATTACTCTTATTGTATAATCAGATATTTTATGATTAGAATTTAATAATGTTCCATCTAAATCACATATTACTGCTTTGTACTTATTCAAATTATTTTACCTCCAATAACTCTTTTGCTTTATAAACTATAATTCCACATGCCATAGCTACATTTAATGACTCAGCACTTCCATATATAGGTATAATTATTTTTTCATCTGATGCATCTATTATATTTCTAGAAATTCCATTTCCTTCATTTCCAAAGATAATTGCATTTTTTTCTGTTAGTTTCATTTGATTATATAAAATTGAATCCTTTTCTAAAGTTGCACTGATCATTTTATAATTATTTGACTGTAAAAAAGAAATTAAAGATTCATCATCAATATAGTATAAATTAATATTGAATATTGATCCCATGGTACTTCTTATGGTCTTCTCATTATAGGCATCTACGCTTCCCTTTGTAAGGATTATATCTCGTAGCCCTGCAGCATCAACTGTTCTTATTATAGTTCCTAGATTCCCTGGATCAGATACTTTATCTAAAACAACAACATTGTCTTCTATATTTTTTATGTCCTTAACCTCGTAGGAATATACTAGTATTATACCTTGAGAATTTTCTTGGGAAGAAATATTTGAAAATAATGAAGAGGGAAGTATAATTTTCTCACAACTAAACTTTTCTATTCTATCCTCTATCCTCTTATAATCAAAATCCTCATCTATAATAATGTACTTGGGACTTCTACTAAAATCTAAAAATTTAATTCCCTCTGCTAGGAACAATTTTTCAATATCTCTATATTTCTTTTGTTTTAATTTTTTAATTCTTTTAAAAGTATTATTTTCTTTACTGTTTATATATAACATGGCTTTTCCTTTTATAATGTTTTGTAAGTATAATCTTATTGTATCATTAAATATAGAATATTTCAATGAAATCTATTTCTCCCTTCTTAAGATATTTTTATTTCCTAACCTATAGGTTAACTGATATAATATAGAAAAAGAATATTAATAAGGAGAGATAAATGATAATTGAACACATTGCTATTTGGACAAAGAATATTGAGATTATGAAAAATTTCTACTGTGATTTTTTCAATGGAAGGTCTAATAATA
The nucleotide sequence above comes from Fusobacterium sp. IOR10. Encoded proteins:
- a CDS encoding RNA methyltransferase — translated: MLYINSKENNTFKRIKKLKQKKYRDIEKLFLAEGIKFLDFSRSPKYIIIDEDFDYKRIEDRIEKFSCEKIILPSSLFSNISSQENSQGIILVYSYEVKDIKNIEDNVVVLDKVSDPGNLGTIIRTVDAAGLRDIILTKGSVDAYNEKTIRSTMGSIFNINLYYIDDESLISFLQSNNYKMISATLEKDSILYNQMKLTEKNAIIFGNEGNGISRNIIDASDEKIIIPIYGSAESLNVAMACGIIVYKAKELLEVK